A stretch of Bos taurus isolate L1 Dominette 01449 registration number 42190680 breed Hereford chromosome 5, ARS-UCD2.0, whole genome shotgun sequence DNA encodes these proteins:
- the TCF20 gene encoding transcription factor 20 isoform X6, translating to MKETVSPGQEREGAGKEGCWPAAALLSSMQSFREQSSYHGNQQSYPQEVHGSSRIEEFSPRQAQMFQNFGGAGGGSSGSGGGGGGGRRAAAAAAAAMASETSGHQGYQGFRKEAGDFYYMAGNKDPVATGTPQPPPRRPSGPVQSYGPPQGSSFGNQYGSEGHVGQFQAQHSALGGVSHYSQDYTGPFSPGSAQYQQQPSSQQQQQQQQVQQLRQQLYQSHQPLPQAASQPASGASHLQPMQRPSTLPASAAGYQLRVGQFGQHYQSSATAASSSFPSPQRFSQSGQSYDGSYSVNAGSQYEGHNVGSNAQAYGTQSNYSYQPQSMKNFEQAKIPPGTQQGQQQQQQQQQQQQQQQQQHPPQHVMQYSNAATKLPLQSQVGQYSQPEVPVRSPMQFHQNFSPISNPSPAASVVQSPSCSSTPSPLTQSGENLQCGQGNVPMGSRNRILQLMPQLSPTPSMMPSPNSHTAGFKGFGLEGVPEKRLTDPGLSSLSALSTQVANLPNTVQHMLLSDALTPQKKTSKRPSSSSKKTDSCPNSEGSSQAEEQLKSPMAESLDGGCSSSSEDQGERVRQLSGQSTSSDTTYKGGASEKAGSSPAQGAQNEAPRLSTSPAVREETASPGAKDTPLSSEGNPKVNEKTVGVIVSREAMAGRVEKPGGQDKGSQEEDPAATQRPPSTGGAKEASHASLPQPEPPGGGSKGNKSGDGNSNHNGEGNGQTGHPAGGSGFTGRTEPSKSPGSLRYSYKDSFGSAVPRNISSFAQYPTGQDKGDFTSHGERKGRNEKFPSLLQEVLQGYHHHPDRRYSRSSQEHQAMAGSLEGATRPNVLVSQTNELASRGLLNKSIGSLLENPHWGPWERKSSGTAPEMKQINLADYPIPRKFEIEPPSSAHEPGGSLSERRSVICDISPLRQIVRDPGAHSLGHMGADTRLGRNERLNPSLSQSVILPGGLVSMETKLKSQSGQIKEEDFEQSKSQASFNNKKSGDHCHPASIKHESYRGNASPGAATHDSISDYGPQDSRPTPMRRVPGRVGSREGMRGRSPSQYHDFSEKLKMSPGRSRGPGGDPHHMSPHMTFSERANRSSLHAPFSPNSESLASAYHTNTRAHAYGDPSAGLNSQLHYKRQMYQQQQEEYKDWGGSSAQGVIAAAQHRQEGPRKSPRQQQFLDRVRSPLKNDKDGMMYGPPMGTYHDPSGQDGGRCLMSSDGLSNKGIELKHGSQKLQQESCWDLSRQTSPAKSSGPPGMSNQKRYGPPHETDGHGLAESTQSSKPSNVMLRLPGQEDHSSQNPLIMRRRVRSFISPIPSKRQSQDVKNSNTEDKGRLLHPSKEGTDKAYNSYAHLSHSQEIKSIPKRESSKDLPSPDSRNCPAVTLTSPAKTKILPPRKGRGLKLEAIVQKITSPNIRRSASSNSAEAGGDTVTLDDILSLKSGPPEGGSGAVPDTELEKRKGEVIAELACPAGQELSGEKPLARSSEEWRGGGDDKVKTETHPDTVAAGKEPPGAMASTTSQKPGSNQGRPDGSLGGTAPLIFPDSKNVPPVGTLAPEANPKAEEKESDAVTISPKQEGFPPKGYFPSGKKKGRPIGSVNKQKKQQQPPPPPPQPPQIPEGSADGEPKPKKQRQRRERRKPGAQPRKRKTKQAIPIVEPQEPEIKLKYATQPLDKTDAKNKSFFPYIHVVNKCELGAVCTIINAEEEEQTKLVRGRKGQRSLTPPPSSTESKVLPASSFVLQGPVVTESSVMGHLVCCLCGKWASYRNMGDLFGPFYPQDYAATLPKNPPPKRAAETQSKVKVRHKSASNGSKTDTEEEEEQQQQKEQRSLAAHPRFKRRHRSEDCAGGPRSLSRGLPCKKATTEGSSEKTVLDSKPSVPTTSEGGPELELQIPELPLDSNEFWVHEGCILWANGIYLVCGRLYGLQEALEIAREM from the exons GAGGGCTGCTGGCCTGCTGCTGCGCTGCTGAGCAGTATGCAGTCCTTCCGGGAGCAAAGCAGTTACCACGGGAACCAGCAGAGCTACCCCCAGGAGGTGCACGGCTCATCCCGGATAGAGGAGTTCAGCCCTCGCCAGGCCCAGATGTTCCAGAATTTTGGGGGTGCTGGTGGTGGCAgcagcggcagcggcggcggcggcggtggtggACGAcgagcagcggcggcggcggcggccgcgatGGCCAGCGAGACCTCCGGCCATCAGGGCTACCAGGGCTTCAGGAAGGAGGCTGGAGACTTTTACTACATGGCAGGCAACAAGGACCCCGTGGCCACAGGAACCCCGCAGCCTCCTCCGCGAAGGCCTTCCGGGCCGGTGCAGAGCTACGGACCCCCCCAGGGGAGCAGCTTTGGCAATCAGTATGGCAGTGAGGGTCACGTGGGCCAGTTTCAAGCACAGCACTCTGCCCTTGGCGGTGTGTCTCATTACTCGCAGGATTACACGGGGCCGTTCTCTCCGGGGAGCGCTCAGTACCAGCAGCAGCCTtccagccagcagcagcagcagcagcagcaagtgcagCAGCTGCGGCAGCAGCTCTACCAGTCCCATCAGCCCCTGCCGCAGGCTGCCAGCCAGCCGGCGTCTGGCGCCTCGCACCTGCAGCCCATGCAGCGGCCCTCAACTCTGCCGGCCTCGGCCGCCGGCTACCAGCTGAGAGTGGGGCAGTTCGGCCAGCACTACCAGTCTTCTGCCaccgccgcctcctcctccttcccatcACCGCAGCGTTTCAGCCAGTCTGGGCAGAGCTATGACGGCAGTTATAGTGTGAACGCCGGATCACAGTACGAAGGGCATAACGTGGGCTCCAACGCACAGGCTTATGGAACACAATCCAATTACAGCTATCAGCCTCAATCTATGAAGAATTTCGAACAGGCCAAGATTCCACCAGGGACCCAgcaggggcagcagcagcagcagcagcaacaacagcagcagcagcagcagcagcagcagcaccccccTCAGCACGTGATGCAGTATTCCAACGCTGCCACCAAGCTGCCCCTGCAAAGCCAGGTCGGGCAGTACAGCCAGCCCGAGGTTCCCGTGAGGTCCCCCATGCAGTTTCACCAGAACTTCAGCCCCATCTCTAACCCTTCCCCAGCTGCCTCCGTGGTTCAGTCTCCAAGCTGTAGCTCTACCCCGTCTCCTCTCACACAGAGCGGGGAGAACCTCCAGTGTGGGCAAGGCAATGTGCCAATGGGCTCCAGAAACAGAATCCTGCAGTTAATGCCTCAGCTCAGCCCAACCCCGTCGATGATGcccagtcccaactctcacactGCGGGCTTCAAAGGGTTCGGGCTGGAAGGGGTGCCTGAAAAGCGGCTGACCGATCCCGGCTTGAGTAGTTTGAGTGCCCTGAGTACGCAGGTGGCCAACCTTCCTAATACGGTTCAGCACATGCTACTTTCCGACGCCCTGACCCCTCAGAAGAAGACCTCCAAGAGGCCTTCCTCGTCATCCAAGAAAACAGACAGCTGCCCAAACTCGGAAGGCTCTTCACAGGCTGAAGAACAACTGAAGTCCCCGATGGCAGAGTCGCTAGATGGAGGCTGCTCCAGCAGTTCTGAGGATCAAGGCGAGAGGGTGAGGCAGCTGAGTGGCCAGAGCACAAGCTCGGACACCACCTACAAGGGCGGGGCCTCGGAAAAGGCAGGCTCCTCACCAGCACAGGGTGCTCAGAACGAAGCCCCCCGACTCAGCACCAGTCCTGCAGTCCGAGAAGAGACCGCCTCGCCGGGTGCCAAGGACACACCACTGTCATCTGAGGGCAACCCAAAAGTCAACGAGAAGACAGTCGGGGTGATTGTCTCCCGGGAAGCTATGGCAGGCCGGgtggaaaagcctggtgggcaggACAAAGGCTCCCAGGAAGAGGATCCTGCAGCCACACAGAGGCCACCCAGCACCGGGGGGGCAAAGGAAGCCAGCCACGCGTCACTTCCACAGCCAGAGCCTCCGGGAGGAGGCAGTAAAGGAAACAAGAGTGGAGACGGTAACTCCAACCAcaatggggaagggaatggccagACTGGGCACCCTGCAGGGGGCTCTGGTTTCACAGGCAGGACTGAGCCCAGCAAATCTCCTGGAAGCCTGCGCTATAGTTACAAAGACAGTTTTGGGTCAGCTGTGCCGAGAAACATTAGCAGCTTTGCTCAGTATCCTACAGGACAAGATAAAGGGGACTTCACCAGCCACGGGGAGCGAAAGGGTAGAAATGAGAAGTTCCCCAGCCTCCTGCAGGAGGTGCTTCAGGGTTACCACCACCACCCCGACAGGAGGTACTCCCGGAGTTCTCAGGAGCACCAGGCCATGGCTGGCAGCCTCGAAGGAGCCACAAGGCCTAATGTCTTAGTGAGTCAGACCAATGAGTTAGCTAGCAGGGGCCTTCTGAACAAAAGCATTGGGTCCCTGTTAGAAAACCCCCACTGGGGCCCCTGGGAAAGAAAGTCAAGTGGCACAGCTCCTGAGATGAAACAGATCAATTTGGCCGACTACCCAATTCCCAGAAAGTTTGAAATAGAGCCTCCATCGTCAGCCCATGAGCCCGGGGGTTCCCTCTCTGAGAGAAGATCAGTCATCTGTGACATTTCTCCACTAAGACAGATTGTCAGAGACCCGGGGGCTCACTCGCTAGGACACATGGGCGCCGACACCAGACTTGGGAGGAATGAGCGTCTCAATCCCAGTTTAAGTCAGTCAGTCATTCTTCCAGGTGGGCTGGTGTCCATGGAAACAAAGCTGAAATCCCAGAGTGGGCAGATAAAAGAGGAAGACTTTGAACAGTCCAAGTCCCAAGCTAGTTTCAACAACAAGAAATCGGGAGACCACTGCCACCCTGCTAGCATCAAGCACGAGTCTTACCGAGGCAATGCCAGCCCCGGAGCGGCGACCCATGATTCCATCTCAGACTACGGCCCGCAGGACAGCAGACCCACACCAATGCGGCGAGTCCCCGGCAGAGTTGGCAGTCGGGAGGGCATGAGGGGTCGGTCCCCTTCTCAGTATCATGACTTTTCAGAAAAGTTGAAGATGTCCCCTGGGAGGAGCAGAGGCCCAGGGGGCGACCCTCATCACATGAGCCCACACATGACCTTCTCCGAGAGGGCCAACAGGAGTTCTTTGCATGCTCCCTTTTCTCCCAATTCGGAAAGCCTGGCCTCTGCTTATCACACAAACACGCGTGCTCATGCTTATGGGGACCCCAGTGCAGGTTTGAATTCCCAGCTCCATTACAAGAGACAGATGTACCAACAGCAGCAAGAGGAATATAAGGACTGGGGTGGCAGTTCTGCTCAGGGAGTGATCGCTGCGGCTCAGCATAGGCAGGAGGGACCCCGCAAGAGTCCACGTCAGCAGCAGTTTCTCGACCGAGTCCGGAGCCCCCTGAAGAATGACAAAGATGGCATGATGTATGGCCCACCGATGGGGACGTACCATGACCCCAGCGGTCAGGACGGTGGGCGCTGCCTCATGTCTAGTGATGGTCTTTCTAACAAAGGCATTGAACTGAAGCACGGCTCCCAGAAGTTACAGCAAGAATCTTGTTGGGATCTCTCTCGGCAGACTTCTCCAGCCAAAAGCAGCGGCCCCCCAGGAATGTCCAATCAGAAAAGGTACGGACCACCCCATGAGACCGATGGACACGGGCTCGCAGAGTCTACGCAGTCATCCAAACCGAGTAACGTTATGCTGAGACTTCCAGGTCAAGAGGATCATTCTTCTCAAAACCCCTTAATCATGAGGAGGCGTGTCCGTTCTTTTATCTCTCCCATTCCCAGTAAGAGACAGTCACAGGATGTGAAGAACAGTAACACTGAAGATAAAGGGCGCCTCCTTCACCCGTCAAAAGAAGGCACTGACAAAGCGTACAATTCCTATGCCCATCTTTCTCACAGTCAGGAGATCAAGTCCATCCCTAAGAGGGAGTCCTCCAAGGACCTTCCAAGTCCAGATAGTAGGAACTGCCCTGCGGTCACCCTTACAAGTCCTGCTAAGACCAAAATCCTGCCCCCAAGGAAAGGCCGGGGGTTGAAACTGGAAGCTATCGTCCAGAAGATCACATCCCCAAACATTAGGAGGAGCGCGTCCTCGAACAGCGCAGAGGCTGGGGGAGACACAGTTACTCTTGACGACATCCTGTCTTTGAAAAGCGGCCCTCCGGAAGGTGGGAGCGGTGCCGTTCCAGACACTgagctggagaagagaaaaggcgAGGTGATAGCTGAGCTGGCCTGTCCCGCAGGCCAGGAGCTGAGCGGAGAAAAGCCTCTGGCCCGGTCTTCGGAGGAGTGGCGCGGTGGTGGGGACGACAAGGTGAAGACGGAGACGCACCCTGACACGGTCGCCGCTGGGAAGGAGCCCCCTGGTGCCATGGCATCCACAACCTCACAGAAGCCTGGGAGTAACCAAGGGAGACCAGACGGGTCCCTGGGCGGGACagcacctttaatctttcctgaCTCAAAGAATGTACCTCCAGTGGGCACGTTGGCTCCCGAGGCAAACCCCAAGGCTGAAGAGAAAGAGAGCGATGCCGTGACGATTTCCCCCAAACAGGAGGGCTTCCCCCCGAAGGGTTACTTCCcctcaggaaagaagaaagggagaccCATTGGTAGTGTAAATAAGCAGAAGAAACAACAGCAGCCCCCGCCGCCACCCCCTCAACCCCCTCAGATACCAGAGGGTTCTGCTGATGGAGAGCCAAAGCCAAAAAAGCAGAGGCAGCGGAGGGAGCGAAGGAAGCCTGGGGCGCAGCCCAGGAAGCGGAAAACCAAACAGGCCATTCCCATCGTAGAACCCCAAGAACCGGAGATCAAGCTGAAGTACGCCACCCAGCCCCTGGATAAAACCGATGCCAAGAACAAGTCTTTTTTCCCTTATATCCACGTAGTAAATAAGTGTGAACTTGGAGCCGTGTGTACAATCATCAACGCCGAGGAGGAGGAGCAGACCAAATTGGTGAGGGGGCGGAAGGGCCAGCGGTCCCTGACGCCTCCGCCCAGCAGCACCGAGAGCAAGGTTCTCCCAGCCTCGTCCTTCGTGCTGCAGGGCCCCGTGGTGACAGAGTCTTCTGTGATGGGGCACCTGGTTTGCTGTCTGTGCGGCAAGTGGGCCAGTTACCGGAACATGGGCGACCTCTTTGGACCCTTTTACCCCCAAGATTATGCAGCCACTCTCCccaagaatccacctcccaagaGGGCCGCGGAAACGCAGAGCAAGGTGAAGGTCCGGCACAAAAGCGCTTCGAACGGCTCCAAGACGGAcactgaggaggaggaagagcagcagcagcagaaggagcagaggagcctggccgcgCACCCCAGGTTTAAGCGGCGACACCGCTCGGAAGACTGTGCCGGAGGCCCCCGGTCCCTGTCCAGGGGGCTCCCTTGTAAAAAAGCCACCACCGAGGGCAGCAGCGAAAAGACTGTTTTGGACTCAAAGCCCTCCGTGCCCACCACTTCAGAAGGTGGCCCCGAGTTGGAGTTACAAATCCCTGAACTACCTCTCGACAGCAATGAATTTTGGGTCCACGAGGGTTGTATTCTCTGGGCCAATGGAATCTACCTGGTCTGTGGCCGGCTCTATGGCCTGCAGGAAGCGCTGGAAATAGCCAGAGAGATG TAG